In Pseudomonadota bacterium, a single window of DNA contains:
- a CDS encoding gamma-glutamyltransferase: MRARGAGVLYTGPVARELAQASAGKISLEMLSQTRPRWREPAKVGFGDRTAYFTMEPERAGMLAARLLALLGDGKSYEETPEAERPHLLAEAMALAGRDLARDQMSRAGAVLSVYGRDQARSAMASYRADRHASADSAGAEAPMPAPPIGSTSLVVTDRDGLTVACALSMNAPFGTGRALPGFGFLTAPAEPKGEAAAAAVMVGTPDGDLLLAGASSGGSPGAAALDQVALGVLADHLPVDRSIARPRLWHSGDADVLYDEALPAAIEEGLRRRGHRLLAAPALGRVNALACPIGMARAMERCRLEADPRSNGIWVGGG; this comes from the coding sequence ATTCGCGCCCGCGGCGCCGGCGTGCTCTACACCGGCCCGGTCGCGCGCGAGCTGGCCCAAGCCTCGGCGGGCAAGATCTCGCTCGAGATGCTGAGCCAGACGCGCCCGCGCTGGCGCGAGCCGGCAAAGGTCGGCTTCGGCGACCGCACCGCCTATTTCACCATGGAACCGGAGCGGGCGGGGATGCTGGCGGCCCGCCTCCTCGCCCTGCTTGGCGACGGAAAGAGCTACGAAGAGACGCCCGAGGCCGAGCGCCCGCATCTTTTGGCCGAAGCGATGGCGCTGGCCGGGCGCGATCTCGCCCGCGACCAGATGAGCCGCGCCGGCGCGGTCCTCAGCGTTTATGGGCGCGACCAAGCCCGTTCGGCGATGGCCAGCTACCGCGCCGATCGCCATGCGTCCGCCGACAGCGCCGGTGCTGAGGCCCCGATGCCCGCGCCACCCATCGGTTCCACCAGCCTGGTGGTCACCGATCGCGACGGTCTCACGGTTGCATGCGCGCTCAGCATGAACGCGCCTTTCGGTACCGGACGCGCGCTTCCCGGCTTCGGCTTCCTCACCGCACCGGCCGAGCCCAAGGGCGAGGCCGCTGCCGCCGCCGTGATGGTGGGGACGCCCGACGGCGATCTCTTGCTGGCGGGGGCTTCCAGCGGCGGCAGTCCCGGCGCAGCCGCCTTGGATCAGGTGGCGCTCGGCGTGCTGGCAGACCACTTGCCGGTCGATCGATCGATCGCCCGCCCCCGCCTCTGGCATTCGGGCGATGCCGACGTGCTGTACGACGAAGCGCTGCCGGCTGCGATCGAGGAAGGGTTGCGGCGCCGCGGCCACCGGCTGCTTGCGGCACCTGCCCTGGGCCGCGTGAACGCGCTCGCCTGTCCCATCGGCATGGCGCGCGCCATGGAGCGCTGTCGCCTGGAAGCCGACCCGCGCAGCAACGGCATTTGGGTCGGCGGAGGCTGA
- a CDS encoding ABC transporter substrate-binding protein: MRALTKILALGATIAAASAFGAGSLQAADAKIIIMVGGLEKQIYLPAMLTERLGYFKAEGIEVELLTEPAGVDAEQTLIAGETQGVVGFYDHTIDLQSKGKMLMSVVQFSQAPGEVELVSAKLADKIKSPADFKGRSLGVTGLGSSTNFLTQYLAVKNGVKVSEITSVAVGAGNTFIAAMQQGKIDAGMTTEPTISRMLKTGDAKVLVDMRTKELTKEALGGTYPAACLYMMTDWVNKHKAETQKLANAFVKTLHYIDTHSAAEITEQMPKDYYAGDKDMYVKALADGKAMFTVDGTMPPDGPETVLKVLSAFSKNLQGKKIDLAKTYTTEFVSKVK; encoded by the coding sequence ATGCGTGCCTTGACAAAAATCTTGGCGTTAGGGGCGACGATCGCGGCCGCGTCTGCGTTCGGCGCCGGAAGCCTGCAGGCCGCGGACGCCAAGATCATCATCATGGTCGGCGGTCTGGAGAAGCAGATCTATCTGCCGGCGATGCTGACCGAGCGCCTCGGCTATTTCAAGGCGGAGGGCATCGAGGTCGAGCTCCTGACCGAGCCTGCGGGCGTCGATGCCGAGCAAACCTTGATCGCCGGCGAGACCCAGGGCGTGGTCGGTTTCTACGACCACACCATCGACCTGCAATCCAAGGGCAAGATGCTGATGTCGGTGGTGCAGTTCAGCCAGGCGCCGGGGGAGGTCGAGCTGGTGTCGGCAAAGCTGGCGGACAAGATCAAGTCGCCCGCCGACTTCAAGGGCCGCAGCCTGGGCGTGACCGGGCTCGGCTCCTCGACCAACTTCCTCACCCAATATCTCGCGGTCAAGAACGGCGTGAAGGTGAGCGAGATCACCTCGGTTGCCGTCGGCGCCGGCAACACCTTCATCGCCGCCATGCAGCAGGGCAAGATCGATGCCGGCATGACCACCGAGCCGACCATCTCGCGCATGCTGAAGACCGGTGACGCCAAGGTGCTGGTCGACATGCGCACCAAGGAGCTGACCAAAGAGGCCCTCGGCGGCACCTATCCGGCGGCATGCCTCTACATGATGACGGACTGGGTGAATAAGCACAAAGCCGAGACGCAGAAGCTGGCGAATGCCTTCGTCAAGACGCTGCACTACATCGACACGCACAGCGCTGCCGAGATCACCGAGCAGATGCCGAAGGACTACTACGCCGGCGACAAGGACATGTATGTGAAGGCGCTCGCCGACGGCAAGGCGATGTTCACGGTCGACGGCACGATGCCGCCGGACGGCCCGGAGACGGTCTTGAAGGTGCTCTCGGCCTTCAGCAAGAACCTGCAAGGCAAGAAGATCGACCTGGCGAAAACCTACACGACGGAGTTCGTCAGCAAGGTGAAGTAG
- a CDS encoding aminotransferase class I/II-fold pyridoxal phosphate-dependent enzyme, with protein sequence MDILRRANERAAAGGDVLHLEVGQPSTGAPAAVLAAAHEALDGETLGYTEALGLPALRETIARHYRDYYAISVPPGRIAVTTGSSAGFILAFLAAFEPGDRVALAAPGYPAYRNILAALGIEPVELAVGAESRFQPTVADLEAAGPLAGLIVASPANPTGTVLSREALGLIAQHCRANGIRLISDEIYHGIGYGPAITSALVLTHEAVVINSFSKYFSMTGWRIGWMVMPEELVRPVECLAQNLFISPPSLAQLAAVAAFGCRAELDRNVARYAENRAILLQGLPEAGLDSLAPADGAFYVYADVGRFTNDSEAFCRRLLAETGVAITPGVDFDRERGHRWVRLSFAGSTETVARAVDRIGPFLRR encoded by the coding sequence ATGGATATCCTGCGGCGGGCCAACGAACGCGCGGCGGCGGGGGGCGACGTGCTGCATCTCGAAGTGGGGCAGCCCTCGACCGGGGCGCCGGCAGCGGTGCTGGCGGCGGCCCATGAGGCGCTCGACGGCGAGACCCTCGGCTATACCGAGGCCCTCGGCCTGCCGGCGCTGCGGGAGACGATCGCCCGGCATTACCGCGACTATTACGCAATCTCCGTGCCGCCCGGCCGCATTGCGGTGACCACCGGCTCGTCCGCCGGCTTCATCCTGGCATTCCTCGCCGCCTTCGAACCCGGCGACCGGGTGGCGCTGGCGGCACCGGGATATCCCGCCTACCGGAACATCCTGGCCGCACTCGGCATCGAGCCGGTCGAGCTCGCGGTCGGCGCCGAAAGCCGCTTCCAGCCGACCGTCGCCGATCTCGAAGCTGCGGGCCCGCTCGCCGGCCTCATCGTCGCCAGCCCGGCCAACCCGACGGGCACGGTCTTGAGCAGAGAGGCCCTCGGCCTCATCGCACAGCATTGCCGGGCCAACGGTATCCGCCTCATCTCGGATGAGATCTATCACGGCATCGGCTACGGCCCGGCGATCACCAGCGCGCTCGTCCTCACCCATGAGGCGGTGGTGATCAACAGCTTCTCGAAATACTTCTCGATGACGGGTTGGCGGATCGGCTGGATGGTGATGCCGGAGGAGCTGGTGCGCCCGGTCGAGTGCTTGGCGCAGAACCTGTTCATCTCGCCGCCGAGCTTGGCGCAACTGGCGGCGGTCGCCGCGTTCGGCTGCCGCGCCGAGCTCGATCGGAACGTCGCCCGCTATGCCGAGAACCGCGCCATTCTGCTGCAAGGTTTGCCCGAGGCCGGTCTCGACAGCCTGGCCCCGGCCGACGGCGCCTTCTACGTCTATGCCGACGTCGGCCGCTTCACCAACGACAGCGAGGCGTTTTGTCGGCGCCTCTTGGCCGAGACCGGTGTGGCGATCACGCCCGGCGTCGACTTCGACCGCGAGCGCGGCCACCGCTGGGTCAGGTTGTCCTTCGCCGGCAGCACCGAAACGGTCGCCAGGGCCGTCGACCGCATCGGTCCGTTCCTCCGGCGCTAG
- a CDS encoding ABC transporter permease, producing the protein MNTTIETASAPESQTPPKPTAETVAALLRMQRRRRLVITLRIAVLVAMLGGWELAARTEAIDPFFFAMPSDVADQLWEWMTEGTSQGPLWEQVLVTLEETVLGFLIGAVLGVFCGIGLGRNQLLADIFSVYIKVANSIPRVVLGSIFIISLGLGMPSKVALAVVMVFFVVFGNAFQGVREADRNLIANARILGASPRQVTLSVVIPSALSWIIASLHVSFGFALVGAVVGEFLGARKGIGLLIATAQGTFNAAGVFAAMFVLGVVALVAESLITLLENALIKWRPAQGVDIGF; encoded by the coding sequence ATGAACACGACCATCGAGACCGCGTCGGCCCCTGAGAGCCAGACGCCCCCCAAGCCCACCGCCGAGACCGTGGCCGCACTCCTCCGAATGCAGCGCCGCCGCCGGCTGGTGATCACCCTGCGCATCGCCGTGCTGGTGGCGATGCTCGGCGGCTGGGAGCTCGCCGCCCGCACCGAGGCGATCGACCCGTTCTTCTTCGCCATGCCGAGCGACGTGGCCGACCAGCTCTGGGAATGGATGACCGAGGGCACCTCCCAGGGTCCGCTCTGGGAGCAGGTGCTGGTGACCTTGGAGGAGACGGTGCTGGGCTTCCTCATCGGCGCCGTGCTCGGGGTGTTTTGCGGCATCGGGCTCGGCCGCAATCAATTGCTGGCCGACATCTTCAGCGTCTACATCAAGGTCGCGAACTCGATCCCGCGCGTGGTGCTGGGCTCGATCTTCATCATCTCGCTCGGCCTCGGCATGCCCTCCAAGGTGGCGCTGGCCGTGGTCATGGTGTTCTTCGTGGTCTTCGGCAACGCCTTTCAAGGCGTGCGCGAGGCCGACCGCAACCTCATCGCCAATGCCCGCATCCTCGGCGCCTCGCCGCGCCAGGTCACACTCTCGGTGGTGATCCCCTCGGCCCTGAGCTGGATCATCGCCAGCCTGCATGTGAGCTTCGGCTTCGCCTTGGTGGGTGCGGTGGTGGGCGAGTTCCTGGGTGCGCGCAAAGGCATCGGCCTCCTGATCGCCACCGCCCAGGGCACGTTCAACGCCGCCGGCGTGTTCGCGGCCATGTTCGTCTTGGGCGTGGTGGCGCTGGTGGCCGAGTCCCTGATCACGCTGTTGGAGAACGCCCTCATCAAGTGGCGCCCGGCCCAGGGGGTCGATATCGGGTTCTAG
- a CDS encoding ABC transporter ATP-binding protein, whose amino-acid sequence MSTTQSSVAPAIELEAVARSFVTPEGKSLQALRDFNMTVKRGEFCAVVGPTGCGKSTTLTLVAGLARPTQGEVRVMGTPVTGIDPRVGFVFQADAVFPWRSVIDNVVAGPLFRGARREDAYRRAGDWVKRVGLAGFEKHYPHQLSGGMRKRVALAQTFINEPEIFLMDEPFSALDVQTRVLMQDELLQLWSAGSASVVFVTHDLEEAIALADRVFVLTAGPATVKAVYDIDLPRPRVTSEIRYEPRFIELSKMIWNDLRDEVMISYRRSRALES is encoded by the coding sequence GTGAGCACGACTCAATCGAGTGTGGCGCCGGCGATCGAGCTCGAGGCTGTCGCGCGCAGCTTCGTGACGCCGGAGGGCAAGAGCCTGCAGGCGCTCCGCGACTTCAACATGACGGTGAAGCGCGGTGAGTTCTGCGCGGTGGTCGGGCCCACGGGCTGCGGCAAGTCGACGACCTTGACCCTGGTGGCCGGCCTCGCCCGGCCGACCCAAGGAGAGGTCCGCGTCATGGGAACTCCGGTCACCGGCATCGATCCCAGGGTCGGCTTCGTCTTTCAGGCCGATGCGGTCTTTCCCTGGCGGAGCGTCATCGACAATGTCGTCGCCGGTCCGCTGTTCCGGGGCGCTAGGCGCGAGGACGCCTATCGCCGGGCCGGCGATTGGGTGAAGCGCGTGGGTCTCGCCGGCTTCGAGAAGCACTATCCCCATCAGCTCTCCGGCGGCATGCGCAAGCGCGTGGCGCTGGCGCAGACCTTCATCAACGAGCCCGAGATCTTCCTCATGGACGAGCCGTTCAGCGCGCTCGACGTGCAGACGCGGGTCTTGATGCAGGACGAGCTCTTGCAGCTCTGGTCGGCGGGCTCGGCCTCGGTCGTGTTCGTGACCCACGATCTCGAGGAGGCGATCGCGCTCGCCGACCGGGTGTTCGTGCTGACGGCGGGTCCGGCGACGGTGAAGGCCGTCTACGACATCGACCTGCCGAGGCCCAGGGTCACCTCGGAGATCCGCTACGAGCCGAGATTCATCGAGCTGTCCAAGATGATCTGGAACGATCTCCGCGACGAGGTGATGATCAGCTATCGCCGCTCCCGCGCCCTGGAGAGCTGA
- a CDS encoding type I restriction endonuclease subunit R, which produces MKTDTSEKGLEALIVADMMGRATAPPAGRLSEEPEPFVGLHNWLLGDPKAYDRAWTVDLVQFRSFIAATQPPLLAALDLDNDSPVRQKFLMRLQGEIGKRGVIDVLRTGLKHGPHDVDLFYGTPSPGNIRAAGRFALNRFSVTRQLRYSRDDTAHALDLVLFINGLPLATFELKNSLTKQTVEDAVEQYKRDRDPREKLFEFGRCIVHIAVDDAQVKFCTHLKGKSSWFLPFNKGWNDGAGNPPNPAGLKTDYLWKSILTPLSLTDVIENYAQIVKRKDPKTGKVKRDQLFPRYHQLDVVRELLADAKLKGAGRRVLIQHSAGSGKSNSIAWFSHQLVRLESGAAQVFDSVIVVTDRRILDQQIQDSIKQFAQVGATVGHAKHSGDLRRFISEGKKIIITTVQKFPFILDDIGSQHRDRRFAIIIDEAHSSQGGKAAAALNAALTGAEDGDDAETVEDKINAIMEQRKMLPNASYFAFTATPKNRTLEIFGEPFPEGDTIKHRPFHCYTMKQAIQEGFILDVLRYYTPVNSYYRLVKTVAADPEFDTKRATKKLRRYVESNDHAIRLKAEIMADHFHEQVLALNKIGGQARAMVVTSGVERAIQYFQAISAYLVERKSPYRAIVAFSGDHEFRGPKVSEASLNGFPSKDIVDQIENDPYRFLICADKFQTGYDQPLLHTMYVDKVLSGIKAVQTLSRLNRAHPQKYDVFVLDFMNDTETIRASFDTFYRTTILSDETDPNRLHDLKAALDGYQVYQRGQIDQLVELYLSGADRDRLDPFLDACVASYNSQLDEDGQVDFKGKAKAFARTYAFIASILPFTNSDWEKLSIFLNFLLPKLPAPREEDLSKGILEAIDMDSYRVEKQAAQRVQLADQDAEVDPVPTDGGGRKAEPELDRLSNIIRNFNDLFGNITWEDADRIRQLIATEIPNKVAANEAYQNAKQNSDKQNARIEHDKALASVIVGLMKDDTELFKQFSDNPEFKRWLTDTIFSATYDQLDGK; this is translated from the coding sequence GTGAAAACCGACACCTCGGAAAAAGGCCTGGAGGCCCTCATCGTCGCCGACATGATGGGCCGTGCGACGGCGCCGCCGGCTGGTCGATTATCCGAGGAGCCGGAACCCTTTGTCGGCCTGCACAATTGGCTGCTCGGCGATCCGAAGGCCTATGACCGGGCATGGACGGTCGATCTCGTGCAGTTCCGCTCCTTCATTGCCGCGACCCAGCCGCCATTGCTGGCGGCACTCGATCTCGACAACGACAGCCCGGTACGCCAAAAATTCCTGATGCGGCTGCAAGGTGAGATCGGCAAGCGCGGCGTCATCGATGTGCTGCGGACCGGGCTCAAGCATGGCCCGCATGACGTGGACCTATTCTACGGAACGCCGTCTCCGGGCAACATCAGGGCCGCCGGCCGCTTCGCGCTGAACCGATTCTCGGTCACGCGCCAGCTTCGCTATAGCCGCGACGACACTGCCCATGCGCTCGATCTGGTGCTGTTCATCAATGGGCTGCCCCTGGCAACATTCGAGCTCAAGAACAGCCTGACGAAGCAGACGGTGGAAGACGCCGTCGAGCAATACAAGCGCGACCGCGATCCGCGCGAGAAGCTGTTCGAGTTCGGCCGCTGCATCGTTCACATTGCGGTGGACGACGCGCAGGTGAAATTCTGCACTCACCTCAAGGGAAAGAGCTCGTGGTTCCTGCCGTTCAACAAGGGCTGGAACGACGGCGCCGGCAATCCGCCCAATCCCGCGGGATTGAAGACGGATTACCTCTGGAAGAGCATCCTCACGCCATTGAGCCTCACGGACGTCATCGAGAACTATGCCCAAATCGTCAAGCGGAAAGATCCAAAGACCGGCAAGGTCAAACGCGATCAGCTCTTCCCGCGCTATCATCAGCTCGATGTGGTCCGCGAACTCCTCGCCGATGCCAAGCTAAAGGGCGCCGGCCGAAGAGTGCTAATCCAGCATTCAGCCGGGTCGGGGAAATCGAATTCGATAGCGTGGTTTTCGCACCAACTCGTTCGGCTCGAGAGCGGTGCCGCTCAAGTCTTCGACTCCGTGATCGTGGTGACCGACCGTCGCATTCTCGATCAGCAGATTCAGGACTCGATCAAGCAATTCGCTCAGGTGGGTGCCACCGTCGGCCATGCCAAACATTCCGGCGATCTTCGCCGCTTCATCTCCGAGGGCAAGAAGATCATCATCACAACGGTTCAGAAATTTCCGTTCATTCTCGACGATATCGGCTCGCAGCATCGAGACCGCCGCTTCGCGATCATCATCGATGAGGCGCATTCAAGCCAAGGTGGCAAGGCCGCTGCCGCGTTGAACGCCGCGCTGACGGGCGCAGAGGACGGTGACGACGCGGAAACGGTCGAAGACAAGATCAACGCGATCATGGAGCAACGAAAGATGCTCCCGAACGCCAGTTATTTCGCCTTCACCGCGACGCCGAAAAACAGGACCCTCGAGATATTCGGAGAACCCTTCCCCGAAGGCGACACGATCAAACATCGACCCTTCCACTGCTACACGATGAAGCAGGCGATCCAGGAAGGCTTTATCCTCGACGTGCTTCGCTACTATACGCCGGTCAATAGCTACTATCGCCTGGTCAAGACCGTCGCCGCCGACCCTGAGTTCGACACCAAGCGCGCCACCAAGAAGCTGCGCCGCTATGTCGAAAGCAACGACCACGCAATCCGCCTCAAGGCCGAGATCATGGCTGATCATTTCCACGAACAGGTGCTGGCGCTGAACAAGATCGGAGGTCAGGCGCGCGCCATGGTCGTTACCTCAGGCGTGGAGCGAGCTATTCAGTATTTCCAAGCGATCAGCGCCTATCTCGTCGAACGCAAGAGCCCTTACCGCGCGATCGTCGCCTTTTCCGGCGACCATGAGTTCCGCGGCCCCAAGGTGAGCGAAGCCAGCCTGAACGGCTTCCCGTCGAAGGATATCGTCGATCAGATCGAGAATGACCCGTATCGGTTCCTAATCTGTGCCGACAAATTCCAGACGGGCTACGACCAGCCTCTGCTTCACACGATGTATGTCGACAAGGTGCTTTCGGGCATCAAGGCTGTCCAGACGCTCTCAAGGCTGAATCGGGCTCATCCGCAGAAGTACGACGTATTCGTGCTCGATTTCATGAACGACACGGAAACGATCCGCGCCTCATTCGACACGTTCTATCGCACCACGATCCTCAGCGACGAAACCGACCCGAACCGATTGCACGATCTCAAGGCAGCCCTCGACGGCTACCAGGTTTATCAGCGCGGGCAGATCGATCAGCTCGTCGAACTGTATCTGTCGGGCGCCGACCGGGATCGTTTGGACCCGTTCCTCGATGCCTGCGTGGCCTCCTATAATTCCCAACTCGATGAAGACGGACAGGTTGATTTCAAGGGGAAGGCGAAGGCGTTTGCCCGAACCTATGCATTCATCGCATCAATCCTGCCCTTCACGAACTCAGATTGGGAAAAGCTCTCGATATTCCTGAATTTCTTGCTTCCGAAGCTGCCGGCACCGCGCGAGGAAGACCTCTCCAAAGGCATCCTCGAAGCCATCGACATGGACAGCTATCGGGTTGAGAAGCAAGCGGCTCAGCGCGTTCAACTGGCCGATCAAGATGCGGAGGTCGATCCCGTTCCCACCGATGGCGGCGGGCGCAAGGCTGAACCTGAGCTTGACCGGCTTTCCAACATCATCAGGAACTTCAACGACCTCTTCGGCAATATCACTTGGGAAGATGCCGATCGAATTCGACAACTGATCGCGACCGAGATCCCGAACAAGGTTGCCGCGAACGAAGCGTACCAAAACGCGAAGCAGAACTCGGACAAGCAGAACGCTCGCATCGAACACGATAAGGCGCTGGCGAGCGTCATCGTTGGATTGATGAAGGACGACACGGAATTGTTCAAGCAATTCAGCGATAATCCTGAATTCAAGCGCTGGCTGACCGACACGATTTTCTCGGCGACCTACGATCAGCTTGACGGCAAATAA
- a CDS encoding gamma-glutamyltransferase, producing MADEPSAALAARDMLAAGGSAADAAVAASFTLAVSLPSSAGLGGGGSCLVWEKAKKAAQLLDMIEPAAPHGDVASPMLARLLFALHARYGRQPWAQAVSPAEQLARFPQPISRAQARELAVAPAAVLRVLAEQRLFVRADGGVLE from the coding sequence GTGGCCGACGAGCCCAGCGCCGCGCTGGCCGCCCGCGACATGCTGGCCGCCGGCGGCAGCGCCGCCGATGCGGCCGTCGCTGCTTCCTTCACCCTGGCCGTGAGCCTGCCCTCCTCGGCCGGGCTCGGCGGCGGCGGCAGCTGCCTCGTGTGGGAGAAGGCGAAGAAAGCGGCCCAGCTTCTCGACATGATCGAGCCCGCGGCCCCGCACGGCGACGTCGCGAGCCCGATGCTGGCCCGGCTCCTGTTCGCGCTCCATGCGCGCTATGGCCGCCAACCCTGGGCGCAAGCGGTCTCTCCGGCGGAGCAGCTGGCACGGTTTCCGCAGCCCATATCACGCGCCCAGGCGCGGGAACTTGCGGTGGCGCCGGCGGCGGTCTTGCGCGTGCTGGCCGAACAGCGCCTGTTCGTTCGAGCCGATGGCGGCGTGCTCGAGTAA
- a CDS encoding M48 family metallopeptidase, protein MAVAGLAAWFGYAPTIAEAQRLSLIRDAETENTIRTLAAPLFTTAGLNANDVHIYIIRDNQLNAFVAGGQNLFLNTGTIMRAETPNQLIGVIAHETGHIAGGHLSRWNDQMQGASALAIASMLLGIGAAIATGQGNALGAVAGVGQTLATANVLQFSRTQESSADQAGITFLDHTSQSPRGLLEFFETLWNQELLSASRQAPYLRTHPLTRERIDFVKNAVAQSRFADRPDAPGAVYAFQRVRAKLLGFTEPLGRTLQSYPETDNSEYARYARAIAYYRIPQLDRALALIDGLIAEHPVDPYYHELKGQMLFENGRGVPAMASYKEAVRLLPNSALLRVGLAQTELELDDPKLNADALQNLSDAVNHEPEFSLAWRLLGIVYGRENRIGDASLALAEQAIIDGRLRDAIQQSKRAQQLLPTGSPGWLRAQDLLQQAERERQHQRQQRG, encoded by the coding sequence ATGGCCGTTGCCGGGCTCGCGGCTTGGTTTGGTTATGCGCCGACGATCGCCGAAGCGCAGCGGTTATCCTTGATCCGCGACGCGGAAACGGAAAATACCATCCGCACCCTGGCGGCGCCACTGTTCACGACCGCCGGGCTGAATGCCAACGACGTCCACATTTACATCATCCGCGACAACCAGCTCAACGCCTTCGTCGCCGGCGGTCAGAATCTGTTCCTCAACACCGGCACCATCATGCGGGCCGAAACGCCCAATCAGCTCATCGGCGTGATCGCGCACGAGACCGGCCATATCGCCGGCGGCCATCTCTCGCGCTGGAACGACCAGATGCAGGGGGCCTCGGCCTTGGCCATCGCTTCGATGCTGCTCGGCATCGGCGCGGCGATCGCCACCGGCCAAGGCAACGCGTTGGGTGCGGTCGCCGGCGTGGGCCAGACGCTCGCCACCGCCAATGTGTTGCAATTCAGCCGGACACAGGAATCCTCCGCCGACCAGGCCGGCATCACCTTCCTCGACCACACCAGCCAATCGCCGCGCGGCCTCTTGGAGTTTTTCGAGACGTTGTGGAACCAGGAGCTGCTCTCCGCCTCGCGCCAAGCGCCCTACCTCAGAACCCATCCGCTCACCCGCGAGCGCATCGACTTCGTGAAGAACGCGGTCGCCCAATCGCGCTTCGCCGATCGGCCGGACGCGCCGGGGGCGGTGTATGCCTTCCAGCGGGTGCGGGCGAAGCTGCTCGGCTTCACCGAGCCGCTCGGGCGCACGCTGCAATCCTATCCGGAGACCGACAACTCCGAATATGCGCGCTATGCCAGGGCGATCGCCTACTATCGGATACCGCAGCTCGACCGGGCGCTGGCGCTCATCGACGGCCTCATCGCCGAGCACCCGGTCGATCCCTACTATCACGAGCTCAAGGGCCAGATGCTGTTCGAGAACGGCCGCGGCGTGCCGGCGATGGCCTCCTATAAGGAGGCGGTGCGGCTGCTGCCGAACTCCGCCTTGCTCAGGGTGGGCCTGGCGCAGACCGAGCTCGAGCTCGACGATCCGAAGCTCAATGCCGATGCGCTGCAGAACCTTTCCGATGCGGTCAATCACGAGCCGGAGTTCTCGCTCGCCTGGCGCTTGCTCGGCATCGTCTACGGACGCGAGAACCGCATCGGCGATGCCTCGCTCGCCTTGGCCGAGCAGGCGATCATCGACGGTCGCTTGCGCGATGCGATCCAGCAGTCGAAGCGCGCCCAGCAGCTGTTGCCGACGGGCTCGCCGGGCTGGCTGCGCGCCCAGGACCTGCTGCAGCAGGCCGAGCGCGAGCGCCAGCATCAACGGCAGCAGCGCGGCTAG
- a CDS encoding DsbA family protein, which produces MLLRRLGLVLAAACGVLLFGASAPAQKQSFDADEKRAIETLIRDYLLTHPEIIREAVQVLQQRERQAELDHGKAAVALHLKELTEDPTAPVLGNAAGDVTIVEFFDYRCPYCKQMEPSLAELLGEDGKVRLVMKEFPILGPDSVIASRAALASRAQGRYQPFHSAMMGSKGALDEAAIFRTAGEVGLDVARLKRDMASAEIDEILKRNHDLAAALGVGGTPAFVIGKQFVPGALDKAALKSLVAEARSQE; this is translated from the coding sequence ATGCTCCTTCGTCGGCTTGGGCTCGTCTTGGCGGCGGCCTGCGGGGTCCTCCTTTTCGGCGCATCGGCGCCCGCGCAGAAGCAGAGCTTCGATGCCGATGAGAAGCGGGCGATCGAGACGCTCATTCGCGACTATCTGCTGACCCACCCCGAAATCATTCGCGAAGCCGTCCAGGTGCTGCAGCAGCGCGAGCGCCAGGCCGAGCTGGACCACGGCAAGGCGGCGGTCGCCCTGCATCTGAAGGAGCTCACGGAGGATCCGACGGCGCCGGTCCTGGGCAATGCCGCCGGGGACGTCACCATCGTCGAGTTCTTCGACTACCGCTGCCCGTACTGCAAGCAGATGGAGCCGAGCCTGGCCGAGCTCCTGGGCGAGGATGGCAAGGTCCGGCTGGTGATGAAGGAGTTTCCGATCCTCGGCCCGGACTCGGTCATCGCCAGCCGCGCCGCGCTCGCTTCGCGCGCGCAAGGACGCTACCAGCCCTTCCACAGCGCCATGATGGGATCCAAGGGCGCGCTCGACGAGGCGGCGATCTTCCGCACCGCCGGCGAGGTCGGGCTCGATGTCGCCCGCCTCAAGCGCGACATGGCATCGGCGGAGATCGACGAGATCCTCAAGCGCAACCATGACCTGGCGGCAGCGCTCGGCGTCGGCGGCACGCCGGCGTTCGTCATCGGCAAGCAGTTCGTGCCGGGCGCGCTCGACAAGGCGGCGCTCAAGTCCCTCGTCGCCGAGGCCCGCAGCCAAGAGTAG